Proteins from a genomic interval of Lemur catta isolate mLemCat1 chromosome 17, mLemCat1.pri, whole genome shotgun sequence:
- the DYNLRB1 gene encoding dynein light chain roadblock-type 1, translated as MAEVEETLKRLQSQKGVQGIIVVNTEGIPIKSTMDSPTTTQYANLMHNFILKARSTVREIDPQNDLTFLRIRSKKNEIMVAPDKDYFLIVIQNPTE; from the exons GCAGAGGTGGAGGAGACACTGAAGCGACTTCAGAGCCAGAAAGGAGTGCAGGGAATCATCGTGGTGAACACCGAAG GCATTCCCATCAAGAGCACCATGGACAGTCCCACCACCACACAGTACGCCAACCTCATGCACAACTTCATCTTGAAAGCGCGGAGCACCGTGCGTGAAATTGACCCCCAGAATGACCTCACCTTTCTTCGAATTCGCtccaagaagaatgaaattatggtTGCACCAG ataaAGACTATTTCCTGATTGTGATTCAGAATCCAACCGAATAA